A portion of the Saccharospirillaceae bacterium genome contains these proteins:
- the galU gene encoding UTP--glucose-1-phosphate uridylyltransferase GalU — MIRKCLFPVAGYGTRFLPATKSMPKEMLPVVNKPLVQYGVEEADQAGLTTIGFVTGRGKRAIADHFDISYELEHQIQGSSKEPLLSSIRDLIDKNDFAFTRQNHMMGLGHAILSGRNLMGDEPFGVVLADDLCVAGEDGEGVLSQMVKIYNQFRCSVVAIQEVPEDQVHKYGVIAGEDMGNGLFRVTDMVEKPAKEDAPSNLAIIGRYILTPDIFDKIEQTEPGKNGEVQITDALMKQAQEGCVMAYKFRGQRFDCGSIEGFVDATNHVFENVYKKENP; from the coding sequence ATGATTCGCAAGTGTTTATTTCCTGTTGCTGGTTACGGTACCCGTTTCCTGCCAGCGACCAAATCCATGCCAAAAGAAATGCTGCCGGTGGTGAACAAGCCGCTGGTTCAATATGGCGTCGAAGAGGCCGACCAGGCAGGCCTGACGACCATCGGTTTTGTAACCGGTCGCGGTAAACGCGCCATCGCCGACCACTTTGATATCAGCTATGAACTGGAGCATCAGATTCAGGGGTCGAGCAAAGAGCCACTGCTGTCATCTATCCGGGATCTGATCGACAAGAACGATTTCGCTTTTACCCGACAGAACCATATGATGGGACTGGGCCACGCGATTCTCTCAGGCCGTAACCTGATGGGCGATGAGCCATTCGGTGTGGTACTGGCCGATGACCTGTGTGTTGCCGGTGAGGATGGCGAAGGCGTTCTGTCTCAGATGGTTAAAATCTACAACCAGTTCCGCTGTTCGGTGGTGGCGATTCAGGAAGTACCGGAAGATCAGGTTCACAAGTACGGCGTTATCGCCGGTGAAGACATGGGGAATGGCCTGTTCCGTGTTACCGACATGGTTGAGAAACCAGCCAAAGAAGATGCCCCATCCAACCTGGCGATTATTGGTCGTTACATATTAACACCAGACATTTTTGATAAGATCGAACAAACCGAGCCGGGTAAGAATGGTGAAGTACAGATCACCGATGCCCTGATGAAGCAAGCTCAGGAAGGTTGTGTTATGGCTTACAAGTTCCGTGGTCAGCGCTTCGACTGTGGCTCCATCGAAGGGTTTGTTGACGCAACAAATCATGTCTTCGAGAACGTGTACAAGAAAGAAAATCCGTAG
- the edd gene encoding phosphogluconate dehydratase — protein sequence MSGNRVADHAPGEIHPVVKQVTERIVLRSRDGRQQYLQQIQQAVAKGPVRNGLSCTNLAHDFAAENDATKLILKADHRAANIAIVNSYNDVLSAHAPYRDYPQQIKTTLARAGHAAQVAAGVPAMCDGVTQGQDGMELSLFSRDVIAMSAAIGLSHQVFDGALMLGICDKIVPGLLMAALRFGHIPTVFVPAGPMPSGISNSDKAKTRQAFAAGEADKDELLDSEMASYHSQGTCTFYGTANSNQMLMEMMGLQLPGSSFINPNDPLRAKLTAEASLNVVRQTALEADFLPIGQLVDERTLVNAVVGLLATGGSTNHSIHLIAIAKMAGIQLTWQDMADLSNVVPLLARVYPNGAADINAFQRSGGMGFLMRELAQAGLLHTDVHTIMGKGLANYFKEPYVDEDDRLQWRPVVTESLDLAVLAPAHAPFMREGGMKLVRGNLGNAIMKVSAVPDDRWIIEAPARVFTDQNEVLQAYKNGELNCDVVVVVKQQGPKANGMPELHKLTPALTNLQEAGFQVALVTDGRLSGASGKVPAAIHLSPEACAGGYIAAIRDGDRIRLDGHSGELSVLEREFAARALDIPSVEKISGLGRELFQVFRASVGSAEQGAISIDF from the coding sequence ATGTCAGGAAACCGTGTTGCTGATCACGCGCCGGGTGAAATTCACCCGGTTGTTAAACAGGTCACTGAGCGAATCGTTTTACGCAGTCGTGATGGTCGTCAACAGTATTTGCAACAGATTCAGCAGGCGGTTGCCAAAGGACCGGTTCGTAATGGCTTGAGTTGCACCAATCTGGCCCACGATTTTGCTGCCGAAAATGATGCAACTAAACTGATATTAAAGGCGGATCATCGCGCCGCCAATATCGCCATCGTTAATTCTTATAACGATGTTTTATCCGCCCACGCTCCCTACCGCGATTACCCTCAACAGATTAAGACCACACTTGCCAGAGCCGGTCATGCGGCCCAGGTTGCCGCTGGTGTTCCGGCAATGTGTGATGGTGTTACCCAGGGCCAGGACGGTATGGAACTCTCTTTGTTCAGCCGTGATGTGATTGCCATGAGTGCGGCCATCGGTTTGTCACACCAGGTGTTTGATGGTGCATTAATGCTGGGTATTTGCGATAAAATCGTACCGGGCTTATTAATGGCGGCATTACGCTTTGGCCACATTCCCACCGTGTTTGTTCCGGCAGGCCCGATGCCTTCTGGTATCAGTAACTCTGATAAAGCAAAAACCCGTCAGGCATTTGCTGCCGGAGAAGCTGACAAAGATGAATTACTCGACAGCGAAATGGCTTCGTATCATTCACAGGGTACCTGCACGTTTTACGGTACGGCCAACTCCAACCAGATGTTGATGGAAATGATGGGACTGCAGTTGCCGGGCTCGTCGTTTATCAATCCAAATGATCCACTGCGCGCGAAGCTGACCGCCGAGGCGTCTTTAAACGTGGTCCGTCAAACGGCATTGGAAGCCGACTTTTTACCAATTGGGCAATTAGTTGATGAACGGACTTTGGTGAACGCAGTGGTTGGTTTACTTGCTACAGGAGGTTCGACCAACCACAGCATTCATCTGATTGCGATCGCAAAAATGGCCGGTATTCAATTGACCTGGCAGGACATGGCGGATCTATCCAATGTTGTCCCTTTGCTGGCACGGGTATACCCCAATGGTGCGGCTGATATCAATGCCTTTCAGCGCAGTGGTGGTATGGGCTTCCTGATGCGTGAGCTGGCTCAGGCCGGTTTATTACATACCGATGTGCATACCATCATGGGCAAAGGTTTGGCGAACTACTTCAAGGAGCCTTATGTCGATGAAGATGATCGGTTGCAGTGGCGTCCTGTCGTTACCGAAAGTCTTGATCTGGCCGTACTTGCACCTGCACATGCGCCGTTTATGCGTGAGGGCGGAATGAAGCTGGTACGTGGCAATCTTGGCAATGCCATTATGAAAGTGTCTGCTGTGCCGGATGATCGATGGATAATCGAAGCGCCTGCACGCGTATTCACCGATCAGAATGAGGTGCTCCAGGCATATAAAAATGGTGAATTGAATTGCGACGTTGTGGTGGTGGTCAAACAGCAAGGACCAAAAGCGAATGGTATGCCAGAGCTGCACAAGTTGACGCCTGCTCTGACGAATTTGCAGGAAGCCGGTTTTCAGGTTGCATTGGTAACCGATGGTCGTTTATCGGGGGCTTCCGGTAAAGTTCCGGCGGCGATTCACTTATCACCTGAGGCCTGTGCCGGTGGTTATATCGCCGCGATCAGGGATGGCGATAGGATCCGGCTTGACGGTCACTCTGGGGAACTCAGTGTATTGGAGCGGGAGTTTGCTGCGCGTGCGTTGGACATTCCCTCGGTAGAAAAAATATCGGGTCTTGGGCGCGAATTATTTCAGGTATTCCGCGCAAGCGTTGGTTCTGCTGAGCAAGGTGCAATCAGTATCGATTTTTAA
- the zwf gene encoding glucose-6-phosphate dehydrogenase → MHIEAPFELIIFGGLGDLSQRKLLPAMYMLHSDGRLPQNGRIVLITRSSMTPECFLSGIHRALKQHLKTKYFSEELWTSFSAYLACHTIDLEDISTFRALAQDALTPDCENRVFYLATGSDLYTPICAGLDEAGLIHPAAKVVMEKPIGHDYDSACDINEAVARFFKEDQIYRIDHYLGKETVQNLLVLRFANSLFEHQWNHKYIDHIQITISESLGVEQRAGFYDHVGAMRDMFQNHLLQLLCITAMEPPASLEPDAIRDEKVKVLRSLKAIVGDGINDKVVRGQYDAGVSEGQPVPRYRDEPGVDRKSATETFVAIKVEIDNWRWAGVPFYLRTGKRLAERACEIVVHFKEIPHSIFPLQHKNTMANKLVFRLQPDEGVRLMLCEKRVGPGMNVGPMNLSLNPSDHKQTRVPEAYERLLFDVLVSNATLFLRDDELMEAWRWVDPILTFWHDLDQRPEPYTSGSWGPAAATLLLAKDGRLWDETND, encoded by the coding sequence ATGCACATCGAAGCACCCTTTGAACTGATTATCTTTGGCGGGTTAGGAGATTTGTCACAGCGTAAACTGCTGCCTGCAATGTACATGCTGCATAGCGATGGCCGTTTACCGCAAAATGGCCGAATTGTTCTGATTACCCGCAGTTCAATGACGCCGGAATGTTTCCTCAGTGGTATTCATCGCGCACTGAAGCAGCACCTGAAAACCAAGTATTTCAGTGAAGAATTATGGACCTCATTCTCGGCTTACCTCGCGTGTCATACCATTGATCTGGAAGATATCAGTACCTTTAGAGCGCTGGCACAGGATGCTTTGACGCCAGATTGCGAAAATAGGGTGTTCTATCTCGCTACTGGTTCTGATCTCTACACCCCTATCTGCGCAGGTTTGGATGAAGCAGGATTGATTCATCCTGCCGCGAAAGTCGTGATGGAGAAACCGATTGGCCATGATTATGACTCAGCCTGCGACATTAATGAGGCTGTTGCGCGGTTCTTTAAAGAAGATCAGATCTACCGCATCGATCATTATCTGGGAAAAGAAACCGTTCAGAATTTGCTGGTGCTCCGCTTTGCCAATTCCTTATTTGAACATCAATGGAATCACAAATACATTGATCATATTCAGATCACCATCTCTGAATCGTTAGGGGTGGAGCAACGCGCCGGGTTTTATGATCACGTTGGTGCAATGCGCGATATGTTTCAGAATCACCTGTTGCAATTGTTGTGCATTACCGCAATGGAGCCACCTGCCAGTCTTGAACCAGACGCCATACGTGACGAAAAAGTCAAAGTGCTGCGCTCGTTAAAAGCGATCGTGGGTGATGGCATCAACGATAAAGTGGTACGTGGTCAATATGATGCGGGTGTCTCTGAGGGGCAGCCAGTTCCAAGATATCGCGATGAACCGGGTGTTGATCGCAAAAGCGCCACAGAAACCTTTGTCGCCATTAAAGTCGAAATAGATAACTGGCGTTGGGCCGGAGTACCGTTTTATTTACGCACAGGTAAACGGCTGGCCGAACGTGCCTGTGAAATTGTGGTGCACTTTAAAGAGATTCCGCATTCAATATTTCCGCTACAGCATAAAAATACCATGGCCAATAAGTTGGTGTTTCGGTTACAACCCGACGAGGGTGTGCGGTTAATGCTGTGCGAAAAGCGGGTGGGTCCTGGGATGAATGTCGGACCAATGAATTTAAGCCTGAATCCATCGGACCACAAACAAACTCGTGTACCTGAAGCGTACGAAAGGTTATTGTTTGACGTTTTGGTCAGCAACGCCACCTTATTTCTGCGAGACGACGAGTTAATGGAAGCCTGGCGTTGGGTAGACCCGATTTTAACTTTTTGGCACGACCTGGATCAAAGGCCGGAGCCATACACTTCTGGCAGTTGGGGACCAGCAGCCGCTACCCTGTTACTCGCTAAAGATGGTCGATTATGGGACGAAACAAATGATTAA
- the eda gene encoding bifunctional 4-hydroxy-2-oxoglutarate aldolase/2-dehydro-3-deoxy-phosphogluconate aldolase has translation MKWDLWLERAKPLVPVIVINDLDGAVPMAQALVDGGVRLLEVTLRTEHGLEAIRLIKREVPDAIVGVGTVTNARQLEDALNMGAEFAVSPGISQELLDCARNWGGAYLPGVATPSDVMQARNAGFKHQKFFPAGAAGGIDMLNALSGPFYDVQFCPTGGVGSDNYRRYMSLSNVFAVGGSWLTPKEAVSAQNWQALTALAIAS, from the coding sequence ATGAAATGGGATTTATGGCTGGAGCGCGCCAAACCGCTGGTGCCCGTGATTGTTATCAATGATCTCGACGGTGCTGTGCCGATGGCGCAGGCCTTGGTTGATGGCGGTGTGCGCTTGTTAGAAGTTACCTTGCGTACCGAACATGGGTTAGAAGCAATTCGCCTGATCAAGCGAGAGGTTCCTGATGCTATTGTGGGTGTTGGCACGGTAACCAATGCCCGCCAGCTCGAAGATGCACTGAACATGGGCGCAGAATTCGCAGTAAGCCCCGGAATATCACAGGAACTACTGGATTGTGCTCGTAATTGGGGCGGAGCCTATTTGCCCGGGGTAGCGACGCCCAGCGACGTTATGCAGGCGCGCAACGCGGGTTTTAAACATCAGAAGTTTTTTCCGGCAGGCGCTGCCGGTGGTATCGACATGCTGAATGCGTTATCCGGTCCCTTTTACGATGTTCAGTTTTGTCCTACCGGGGGTGTCGGAAGCGATAATTATCGCCGTTATATGTCCCTGAGTAACGTTTTTGCCGTTGGAGGCAGCTGGCTAACTCCAAAAGAAGCAGTTTCGGCACAAAACTGGCAAGCACTGACAGCATTAGCGATTGCCAGCTGA
- a CDS encoding glycosyltransferase family 4 protein, with amino-acid sequence MKTLLVIGYVWPEPKSSAAGSRMLQLLTAFQQQGYCIVYASPAEESDHAEDLARYHIRAEKIELNSSSFDEFVVSLNPQVVMFDRFMMEEQFGWRVEKYCPDALRILDSEDLHFLRHARHAALKTGNQNLTVPPNPILFSDMARREIAAILRCDITLTISEFEMALLQQQFNIPADILHYCPFMLEQEKAPFELQSYEQRQHFISIGNFRHEPNWDAVRYLKEAIWPLIHAQLPEAQLHIYGAYPPKKATQLHNEKQGFLVKGWADDALAVIADARVMLAPIRFGAGLKGKLIDAALCHTPAVTTPIGAEGIYGTDPQLEKAASIFDSPQEFAEVAIELYRNQSKWQPSADAAARVIGQRFACAEHQHALSQKVAQVLARLEQHRLNNFYGSMMRHHSLKSSQYMSQWIEAKNQLKNGNDVTG; translated from the coding sequence ATGAAAACACTCCTTGTTATTGGTTACGTCTGGCCAGAACCGAAATCTTCTGCGGCGGGTAGTCGTATGCTGCAACTTCTTACGGCGTTCCAACAGCAGGGATATTGCATTGTGTATGCGTCTCCCGCAGAGGAAAGTGATCATGCGGAAGATTTAGCGCGGTATCATATTCGTGCTGAAAAAATTGAGCTAAACAGTTCCAGTTTCGATGAGTTTGTTGTCAGCCTGAATCCACAGGTTGTGATGTTTGATCGTTTTATGATGGAAGAGCAGTTTGGCTGGCGAGTTGAGAAGTACTGCCCCGACGCTTTGCGTATCCTCGATAGTGAAGACTTACATTTTCTTCGTCACGCACGTCATGCGGCACTCAAAACCGGTAACCAGAATCTGACAGTGCCACCGAATCCTATTCTTTTTTCGGACATGGCCAGGCGCGAAATTGCAGCGATCTTACGTTGTGATATTACACTGACCATTTCAGAGTTTGAGATGGCATTGCTACAACAGCAATTTAATATCCCTGCTGATATTCTGCATTATTGCCCGTTTATGCTGGAGCAGGAAAAAGCACCGTTTGAACTGCAGTCGTATGAGCAGCGTCAGCATTTTATATCCATTGGCAATTTTCGTCATGAACCAAACTGGGACGCGGTTCGTTATCTGAAAGAGGCCATCTGGCCATTAATTCATGCACAATTACCTGAGGCACAATTGCATATTTACGGTGCATATCCACCTAAAAAGGCCACTCAATTGCATAATGAAAAACAAGGATTTCTGGTCAAAGGCTGGGCAGACGATGCCTTGGCAGTTATTGCCGATGCCCGGGTTATGTTGGCGCCTATTCGTTTTGGTGCAGGACTAAAAGGCAAGCTCATTGATGCTGCATTGTGTCATACGCCAGCCGTTACGACTCCTATTGGTGCAGAGGGAATTTATGGCACTGACCCTCAGCTTGAAAAGGCCGCAAGTATTTTCGACTCCCCCCAAGAGTTTGCTGAAGTTGCGATTGAGCTATATCGCAATCAGTCGAAATGGCAGCCGTCTGCAGACGCTGCTGCCCGTGTTATTGGTCAGCGCTTTGCCTGTGCTGAACATCAGCATGCCCTGTCACAGAAAGTAGCGCAGGTGTTGGCCAGGTTGGAACAACACCGGCTGAATAATTTTTACGGCAGTATGATGCGCCATCATAGTCTGAAAAGCAGCCAATATATGTCGCAGTGGATTGAGGCTAAAAATCAATTGAAAAACGGCAATGACGTGACCGGGTAA
- a CDS encoding DMT family transporter, with product MSAERKALVFALIAVLLWSTVATAFKLALVGLSPRWLVAIASLVSLLFLSGYVLLTSQLDCALSALKKSKWFYLRQGLSNPLIYYLILFQAYDLLSAQQAQAINYTWALTMSLLAVPLLGHSLYRRDIVALSLAYLGVLVIATRGNVFSLEFSSLSGVMLALLSTIVWALYWIWNIDREERPEISLWCGFLIATPVAFLIAVAWDGWPINVGQSVWAAMYVGLFEMGVTFLLWQKALTLTSRAASISSLIFLSPFLSLVFINQILGEDIHSATFIGLTLIVSGLVVQKIKVQSTKKPA from the coding sequence ATGTCTGCCGAACGCAAGGCGCTGGTGTTTGCTTTAATTGCTGTACTGCTATGGTCAACGGTTGCCACCGCTTTTAAGCTGGCACTGGTGGGGCTTTCTCCACGCTGGTTAGTCGCCATCGCCAGTCTTGTCTCCCTCCTTTTCTTGTCTGGCTATGTGTTATTAACCTCGCAGCTCGATTGTGCGTTATCTGCCTTAAAGAAATCTAAGTGGTTTTATTTGCGTCAGGGACTGAGTAATCCGCTTATTTATTATCTGATATTGTTCCAGGCGTATGACCTGTTATCGGCGCAACAGGCACAGGCGATCAACTATACCTGGGCACTCACCATGAGTTTGCTGGCAGTGCCATTATTGGGGCACTCGTTATACCGTCGGGATATCGTGGCATTGTCGCTGGCTTATCTCGGTGTTTTGGTGATTGCCACACGGGGGAACGTCTTTTCGCTCGAATTCAGCAGTCTCAGCGGCGTTATGCTGGCGTTACTGAGTACCATCGTCTGGGCTTTATATTGGATCTGGAATATTGATCGGGAAGAGCGACCGGAGATCAGTTTATGGTGTGGTTTCCTGATAGCAACACCGGTGGCTTTTTTGATTGCTGTTGCCTGGGATGGCTGGCCAATCAATGTTGGGCAATCGGTTTGGGCGGCGATGTATGTTGGTTTGTTTGAAATGGGAGTGACTTTTCTGCTTTGGCAAAAAGCGCTGACACTGACCAGTCGCGCGGCATCCATCAGCTCACTGATATTTTTATCGCCATTTTTATCGTTAGTGTTTATTAATCAGATTCTGGGAGAGGATATTCATTCTGCAACGTTTATCGGGCTGACGCTGATTGTCTCGGGCCTCGTGGTGCAGAAAATAAAGGTACAGAGCACAAAAAAGCCCGCATAA
- a CDS encoding sugar phosphorylase: MSHAAFEHFRQRLTRIYSSTDHSAQQIHGISERLLARCQQFAETQGKEITAPPESCDKQRWSQDDVILIAYGDSIRKADASESPLVTLKKFLIQQLSGTVNSVHILPFFPFSSDDGFSVIDYRQVNPDLGDWQDIRDIAEQFDLMADLVINHCSRENLWFIDFIGNRPPYDQYFIESDPTLDLSAVTRPRNTPLLSPVHTHEGIKHVWATFSEDQIDLNFANPEVLLEFVDIFLMYLEQGARFIRLDAIAFLWKQIGTACLHLPQTHEVVKLLRDILDFFAPDVVLITETNVPVKENLSYFGASDEAHMVYQFGLPPLVLHALNRGNASFLTDWALTIPKLPTGCTYLNFTASHDGIGVRPVEGILPEREVQDLIDCMHRFGGFVSMKANSDGTESPYEINITLFDACMGTRRGVDHFQVPRFICSQAIMLAMQGIPAVYIHSLTATPNDLAHVEQTGRTRSINRKIWDEEELLLLLNNPVTPQAEVFTELRRMISIRRQQLAFHPQARQQVIKINSDLFIIKRTACDKSQFIYAISNVTERILKLPLASLGFLPHGLQDLLRPQSDVIDHELLLAPYQSVWLAEVS, translated from the coding sequence ATGTCGCACGCTGCTTTTGAACATTTCCGGCAACGGTTGACGCGTATCTACTCGTCAACGGACCATTCTGCGCAACAGATTCATGGTATCAGTGAACGTTTGTTGGCGCGCTGCCAGCAATTTGCTGAAACACAAGGTAAGGAAATCACCGCCCCGCCAGAAAGCTGCGATAAGCAGCGCTGGAGTCAGGATGACGTGATTCTGATTGCCTACGGTGACAGTATTCGTAAAGCGGATGCTTCGGAGTCACCGTTGGTCACACTGAAAAAATTCTTAATTCAGCAGTTATCCGGAACTGTAAACAGCGTCCATATTCTTCCTTTTTTTCCCTTCAGTTCCGACGATGGTTTTTCTGTGATCGATTATCGTCAGGTCAATCCAGACCTTGGAGATTGGCAGGATATTCGTGATATTGCCGAGCAGTTTGATTTGATGGCTGACCTGGTGATTAATCACTGTTCACGGGAAAACTTATGGTTTATCGATTTTATTGGTAATCGCCCCCCCTACGATCAGTATTTTATTGAGTCGGACCCGACACTGGATCTATCTGCCGTTACCCGTCCAAGAAATACACCGTTATTATCACCAGTGCATACCCACGAGGGTATTAAACATGTATGGGCAACATTCAGCGAAGATCAGATAGATCTTAATTTCGCTAACCCGGAAGTGTTGCTGGAATTTGTTGATATCTTTCTGATGTATTTAGAGCAGGGTGCCCGATTTATTCGCCTGGATGCCATTGCGTTTTTATGGAAGCAGATTGGTACTGCGTGTTTGCACTTACCGCAAACCCACGAGGTGGTTAAGTTATTACGGGACATTCTCGATTTTTTTGCCCCGGATGTTGTGTTAATCACCGAAACCAATGTGCCGGTCAAAGAAAATCTGAGTTATTTTGGCGCCTCTGACGAAGCCCACATGGTATATCAATTTGGCTTACCGCCGCTGGTCTTGCACGCTCTTAATCGGGGCAATGCCAGTTTCCTTACGGACTGGGCACTGACTATCCCGAAGTTACCGACTGGCTGTACTTACCTGAATTTTACCGCCTCGCATGATGGTATTGGTGTGCGCCCGGTGGAAGGAATTCTGCCGGAACGCGAAGTTCAGGATCTGATTGACTGCATGCATCGTTTTGGTGGTTTCGTCAGTATGAAAGCCAATTCCGATGGCACTGAAAGTCCCTATGAAATTAATATCACGTTATTCGACGCCTGCATGGGGACGCGGCGTGGTGTGGATCATTTTCAGGTACCAAGATTTATCTGCTCCCAGGCAATTATGCTGGCAATGCAGGGTATTCCGGCTGTGTATATTCACAGTCTGACAGCCACACCAAATGATCTCGCTCACGTTGAACAAACAGGGCGTACACGTTCCATTAACCGTAAAATCTGGGACGAAGAAGAACTGCTGTTATTACTCAACAATCCCGTTACCCCACAAGCTGAAGTGTTTACAGAGTTACGGCGGATGATTTCGATACGACGGCAGCAACTGGCATTTCATCCCCAGGCGCGCCAACAGGTGATTAAGATCAATTCCGACCTGTTCATCATTAAACGCACGGCGTGCGATAAATCTCAGTTTATTTATGCCATCTCTAATGTGACAGAACGTATTCTTAAGCTGCCATTGGCCAGTTTGGGATTCCTGCCCCATGGCTTGCAGGACTTGTTAAGGCCGCAGAGTGACGTTATCGACCATGAGTTGTTGCTGGCACCGTATCAAAGTGTCTGGCTGGCTGAAGTGAGTTAA
- the pgl gene encoding 6-phosphogluconolactonase, with the protein MINDNRFSDTAILAQQLADSVAGKMRAVIEERGKVSLAVSGGKTPALFFQKLSQQELDWAKVLVTLVDDRWVEDSDEASNAKLVKDNLLQNNATLAYFVPLKNTEATAEEGLMTSENRLHEQIDELDIVVLGMGLDGHTASWFPESEALTACLDEQAAACCCAVMDAPDFPQRMTMSLSLVLRSKNIYLHFEGEAKNQVFEQVCHEHEKHNLEQMPVRSVLFQSQVPVNIYRSA; encoded by the coding sequence ATGATTAACGACAATCGTTTTTCTGATACAGCAATACTTGCTCAACAACTCGCAGATTCGGTTGCGGGTAAAATGCGGGCAGTCATCGAAGAACGCGGCAAAGTTTCGCTGGCAGTTAGCGGTGGGAAAACACCGGCATTGTTTTTCCAGAAATTATCGCAACAGGAACTCGACTGGGCCAAAGTCCTGGTGACTCTGGTCGATGATCGCTGGGTTGAAGACAGTGATGAAGCCAGCAACGCCAAACTGGTCAAAGATAACCTGCTGCAGAATAACGCAACGCTGGCGTATTTTGTGCCTCTCAAAAATACAGAGGCAACGGCCGAAGAAGGGTTGATGACCAGTGAGAATCGTCTGCATGAGCAGATCGATGAGTTGGATATTGTGGTGCTGGGTATGGGCTTGGATGGCCATACTGCTTCCTGGTTCCCTGAGTCGGAGGCGCTGACTGCGTGTCTTGATGAACAGGCGGCTGCCTGCTGTTGTGCGGTGATGGATGCTCCGGATTTTCCGCAGCGTATGACCATGTCATTATCACTGGTGTTGCGCTCTAAGAACATTTACCTGCACTTTGAAGGTGAGGCTAAAAATCAGGTATTTGAACAGGTGTGTCACGAACATGAAAAACATAATTTAGAACAGATGCCGGTGCGCTCTGTGTTATTTCAGAGTCAGGTACCGGTAAATATCTATCGGAGTGCTTGA
- a CDS encoding peroxiredoxin family protein, which translates to MLKTMKSVLLTVISIGILLLIGCSLLDISATDEDKLQQISYSDLAHSPVKVGKPAPAFTLPDSDGNPTSLVDINSKQPVLLLFYRGDWCPFCMSQLDSIKAVLPQLKEQGIQVIAISPDEQAAAKNTRRQFGQGFIFLSDEDSSVISEFGIARDDQLPHPAVYLIKQGGEVAWFYASEDYKKRPTGDQLIDIVMNRL; encoded by the coding sequence ATGTTGAAAACAATGAAAAGCGTACTGTTAACAGTCATCAGTATCGGCATTTTACTGCTGATCGGTTGCAGTCTCCTGGATATCAGCGCGACGGATGAGGACAAACTGCAGCAAATATCGTATTCGGATTTGGCGCACAGTCCGGTAAAAGTAGGTAAGCCTGCCCCCGCGTTTACGCTGCCAGATTCTGATGGTAATCCAACGAGTTTGGTGGACATTAACAGTAAACAACCGGTACTTCTGCTGTTCTATCGAGGTGACTGGTGCCCCTTCTGTATGAGCCAGCTGGACTCGATTAAAGCCGTGTTGCCGCAACTGAAGGAGCAGGGGATTCAGGTGATTGCAATCAGTCCGGATGAGCAGGCAGCAGCCAAGAATACTCGTCGCCAGTTTGGGCAGGGCTTTATTTTTCTGAGTGATGAGGATTCGAGTGTGATCAGCGAGTTTGGCATAGCGCGCGACGATCAATTACCACATCCGGCCGTCTATCTGATCAAGCAAGGTGGTGAAGTCGCCTGGTTTTACGCCAGTGAAGATTATAAAAAGCGTCCAACCGGTGACCAGTTGATCGATATTGTTATGAATCGTTTGTGA
- a CDS encoding FKBP-type peptidyl-prolyl cis-trans isomerase: MKLMKFAPAVMMGALLLTGCGQEEKVKLENHIDQASYGVGLNIGRQLSREEVEMNPEAIAAGIKDALSQAEQRIDDSVIEAAFTKIREEQQRVQDALNDAAAKAGEEFLSENAKREGVEVTESGLQYEVLASGEGDQQKPAATDTVRVHYHGTLADGTVFDSSVERGEPAQFPVNGVIKGWIEALQMMEVGDKWKLAIPADLAYGARSPSPKIPANSPLVFEVELLEIVDNG, translated from the coding sequence ATGAAATTAATGAAGTTTGCTCCCGCGGTAATGATGGGTGCGCTGTTATTGACCGGTTGTGGTCAGGAGGAAAAAGTGAAGTTAGAGAACCATATTGATCAGGCAAGCTATGGTGTGGGTCTGAACATTGGTCGTCAGCTGTCTCGTGAAGAAGTTGAGATGAACCCGGAAGCAATTGCCGCCGGTATTAAGGATGCATTAAGCCAGGCAGAGCAGCGTATTGACGACTCTGTAATTGAAGCCGCATTTACCAAAATCCGTGAAGAGCAGCAGCGTGTTCAGGATGCTCTTAACGATGCTGCCGCCAAAGCGGGTGAGGAGTTTCTTTCTGAGAACGCTAAGCGTGAAGGCGTAGAGGTCACTGAGTCCGGTTTACAGTATGAAGTGCTGGCATCGGGTGAAGGCGATCAGCAGAAGCCTGCAGCAACAGACACTGTGCGTGTTCACTACCATGGTACTCTGGCAGATGGCACGGTATTCGATAGTTCTGTAGAGCGCGGTGAGCCTGCTCAATTTCCGGTAAATGGTGTGATCAAAGGCTGGATCGAAGCGTTACAAATGATGGAAGTGGGTGATAAGTGGAAGTTGGCCATCCCTGCCGATCTTGCTTACGGCGCACGCAGCCCTAGCCCTAAAATACCAGCTAACTCTCCGCTGGTATTTGAAGTCGAGTTGTTGGAAATCGTTGATAACGGTTAA